GACCCGACACTCACCATCCATCAACTGAATGTTAAGATGAGTTGCTATATTCACCGTGATGAAATTATGCGCGAAACTTGCCCCGGACATGGCGACTATCTGTCCATCCAGGTATTCGTGTTTCGTAGTCGCCTTGCGCTCAAAAGCGAGGTATTCTTCAGGTGTCAGATACGTTTGTGCTGCAACAGACGACATGCCTCCCTCCATAAATCTTGCTTCAGATGCCTAAACGGGTTGAAGCAGAGCCAGTTCCAAGATTCAAACCAGCTGAAAAAACAGAGCTATTCCTCATCATCCTCTGCATAAGAATGCCCACCGAAGATTGCACGGACCTGTTTCGCTGTCTTCGGACCTGAAAGCAGCTTCCCAATCCGATCACCCTCCTCTTCGAGTAGTGCCTTGACATTCGTGAGCACCGCCTCCAGTTTGTCCGCTGGAAACTTGCATGCACCGTTTTCATCCATGTGGATAATCTCACCCGGCGCGACATCCATCCCCGCTATTGAGACCGGCACATTGACAGATTGAACCGCCATCGCCCCGTGTCCAGGTGTGATGCCGCTTAACAGATACTGGAACTCCATTGGTCGGATTTCGTCGATATCGCGTGACGGACCATTTGAGATCGCTCCGAGGCAGCCTATTGACTTCATTGCTGCTGTCATGTTGCCACCCGCTAAGCCGACTTTATTTTTCAATTCGGGTGGAAACTTCTGCTCAAATGCAAAGATTGTCGGTTGCTTGGAGGCACCTAACGCATCAATGACATCCATAAACGAAAGCTCAGAATAGTTCGGATCGGGTACACCGTAAACGCACGTCACTGCATATCCAGCGATGGCACCGAGTTCAGGGTACATACACCGGATAGTGGTATCTGTGTACCAATTTTCCGTCCACGGATTGTAAAGTCCAAGGCAGAGAGGATTCCCCGGATAGGTAGCAACCACATTCGTAATCGAAGGCGTATCATATTTGCGCAATTCTGCCAACATTTCCTGTTCTGTTAATGCCATTTTTCTAATTTTCCTTGCGGTTAAACGACGTGCGTTTGGACTTTTAGGTGCGTTCCTTATATCCGCTCTCCATTACATTACGACCTACAGGTTTGGGACTAAGGAACACCTCTTAACTGAAAACTGATAACTGAAAACTGAAAACCACTTAGACAGGCATTGTCCGACCGGCGTATGCCCGTCCGATGCGTGCAGCTTCTTCGCCGCCACCGGTGATCCGCACACCAGCGTC
This region of Candidatus Poribacteria bacterium genomic DNA includes:
- a CDS encoding RraA family protein; amino-acid sequence: MALTEQEMLAELRKYDTPSITNVVATYPGNPLCLGLYNPWTENWYTDTTIRCMYPELGAIAGYAVTCVYGVPDPNYSELSFMDVIDALGASKQPTIFAFEQKFPPELKNKVGLAGGNMTAAMKSIGCLGAISNGPSRDIDEIRPMEFQYLLSGITPGHGAMAVQSVNVPVSIAGMDVAPGEIIHMDENGACKFPADKLEAVLTNVKALLEEEGDRIGKLLSGPKTAKQVRAIFGGHSYAEDDEE